The Sulfolobus islandicus Y.N.15.51 sequence GACATTTAAGGATATTTATGAAATATCACCAGACGTAATCCCTAGAATGTCTGATCCACTATTCATGGCAAACTATTTTAAAGAGGATATAAAGACTTCAATGAGAGAAATAGGATTAGGAATAGACTGGAGAAGGGAATTTACAACAATTGATCCAGAATTTTCATCATTTGTAACGTGGCAATTTCATAAATTACAGAGCAAGGGATATGTAGTAAAAGATACACACCCTGTAGGATGGTGCCCAGTTCATCATATACCAGTTGGTATGCATGACACTAAAGGAGATGTAGAACCAGAAATAGGCGAATTTGTATTAATATATTTCAATTCAGAAAAGGGTATATTTCCAGCAGCTACGCTTAGGCCAGAAACAATATTTGGGGCTACAAGATTATGGATAAATCCTAATGAGATGTATGTAATTGCTAATATATTGGACAAAAAGATGATATTGAGCGAGAAATCTGCTACTAAGTTGTCCTTTCAAATAGATAATATAGAAATTGAGGATAAGATAAAGGGGTCAAAACTAGTTGGGCTTAAAGTAGAAAACCCAATAACCGGAAAGTATATAGTAGTAATGGGGGCAGACTTCGTTGATGCTAGCTTAGGGACAGGCGTTGTCATGAGTGTTCCAGCTCATGCTCCTTTTGATTACTACTATTCCAAGAAGATACTTAAAAATAATAATATTGGGATAATACCAGTAATTACAGTTGAAGGTTTAGGAAATGAGTTAGCTAAAGACGTTGTGGAGAAGAACAACCCAAAGAATGATGAGGATCTAAAGAAATTAACAGAATATGTGTATAGAACAGAGTACAATAAGGGTATATTAAGGTCTGATCTTGAAAATTTGATTAAGGAAGAGTATAGAAATGAGTTGAAGAATTTAGGTGGACTTCCCGTTCCCAAGGGTAGAGAACTAATAACTAACTTCTTAATTTCTAAAGGCTTAGGTAGAAAAATATTCGAAATAATGAATAAACCAGTATATTGTAGGTGTGGCACAGAAATTGTAGTTAAGATACTTAAAGATCAGTGGTTCCTAGATTATTCAAATGAAGAATGGAAGGAACTCGCGAGAAAATCTCTATCTAAAATGCAGATAATCCCTGAGGAATCCAGAAAGGATTTTGAATTCACTATTGAATGGTTAGAGAAAAGAGCTTGTGCGAGAACTAGAGGGTTAGGTACTCCGCTACCTTGGGATAAGAAATGGATAATAGAGAGTTTAAGCGATTCGACAATCTATATGGCATTTTACACTATTTCCCACAAAATTAAACAATATAAAATATCACCCTCCAAGTTAACTCAAGAATTTTGGGATTATGTAATGTTAGGCATAGGTAATTTAGAAGATGTAAGCAAAAATACTGGAATACCCTCTAATATTATAAAGGAGTTAAGAGAAGAATTCTTATATTGGTATCCTTTAGACATTAGACATAGTGGAAAAGACTTAATTCCGAACCATTTGACTTTCTTCATCTTTAATCATGCTGCAATCTTCCAAGAGAACTTATGGCCAAAAGCAATTGCTGTAAATGGTTTAGTATTATATGAAGGAAAGAAAATGAGCAAATCGCTTAGAAATATTATACCGTTAAGAAAAGGTCTAAAAATGTATGGAGTTGATGTAATGCGCATTGCAGTATCATCTACAGCTGATATGGGATCAGATGTAAACTTCTCCGAATCTTTAGTTAAAACCGTAGGAGAAACCTTAAGAAGAATGTATGAACTCTTCAAGAGCTTAGATAATTATACTGAAGACACCTTTGGATTCCCAGAGAAATGGTTATCATCAAGAATATATGAGATCACAACTAATACAACAAAACATATGGAAGCGTTAGAGCTGAGAGATGCCGCCAATGAATTACTATTTGTATTCTCTTCAGATTTAGATGAATACTTCGGTATGGTAAACGCTGAGGGGAGAAGGGCAAACAATAAACTCTTACGGGAAGTCCTAACAATATGGCTTAAGCTTATTACACCTTTCGCTCCGCACTTAGCAGAGGAAATATGGCACGAAATCTTAAAACAAACTACATTTATAGTAAATGAAAAATGGCCTGAAATCGAAGGTTCAAAGATAGACGAACTAATACTATTGAAACATGAATATATGAAAAGAATAGTTGAAGATATAAGGTCTATCTTAAATGTCTTTAAGGGAACACCAAAGCTCATTAAAATTTACGCTTTGAACGATTCTAGGTACGTGGAATTGCTTAGGGACGCTATAGAGGCTAATGGGCAAATGAAAAAGTTTATGGATGCTCATAAACCTAAAAGTAAAGAGGATGCTAGAGTTTTACAGAAAATCTTCAATGAGTCTTTAGAAATTGATGA is a genomic window containing:
- the leuS gene encoding leucine--tRNA ligase — its product is MNNVAHKWQTKWEEAKVYESNPNSNRSKFFTTVAFPYPNSPWHIGHGRTYVTGDILARYKRMRGYNVLFPMAFHYTGTPIMAMADAIAKGDKELIETFKDIYEISPDVIPRMSDPLFMANYFKEDIKTSMREIGLGIDWRREFTTIDPEFSSFVTWQFHKLQSKGYVVKDTHPVGWCPVHHIPVGMHDTKGDVEPEIGEFVLIYFNSEKGIFPAATLRPETIFGATRLWINPNEMYVIANILDKKMILSEKSATKLSFQIDNIEIEDKIKGSKLVGLKVENPITGKYIVVMGADFVDASLGTGVVMSVPAHAPFDYYYSKKILKNNNIGIIPVITVEGLGNELAKDVVEKNNPKNDEDLKKLTEYVYRTEYNKGILRSDLENLIKEEYRNELKNLGGLPVPKGRELITNFLISKGLGRKIFEIMNKPVYCRCGTEIVVKILKDQWFLDYSNEEWKELARKSLSKMQIIPEESRKDFEFTIEWLEKRACARTRGLGTPLPWDKKWIIESLSDSTIYMAFYTISHKIKQYKISPSKLTQEFWDYVMLGIGNLEDVSKNTGIPSNIIKELREEFLYWYPLDIRHSGKDLIPNHLTFFIFNHAAIFQENLWPKAIAVNGLVLYEGKKMSKSLRNIIPLRKGLKMYGVDVMRIAVSSTADMGSDVNFSESLVKTVGETLRRMYELFKSLDNYTEDTFGFPEKWLSSRIYEITTNTTKHMEALELRDAANELLFVFSSDLDEYFGMVNAEGRRANNKLLREVLTIWLKLITPFAPHLAEEIWHEILKQTTFIVNEKWPEIEGSKIDELILLKHEYMKRIVEDIRSILNVFKGTPKLIKIYALNDSRYVELLRDAIEANGQMKKFMDAHKPKSKEDARVLQKIFNESLEIDDKMKKLIMNYNINEVDVLNELSKYIRRKLNVEIQVEAYNEEVKKAYNKEAMPLRPAIIIE